One genomic segment of Fusobacterium mortiferum ATCC 9817 includes these proteins:
- a CDS encoding histidine-type phosphatase, which yields MKKINKILFFLLVNGVILAETNDLKYLGTKQPYIYKEITVKTPEGYVPFYINHISRHGSRHLSSSKYDKSIYELLDLAEKEKKLTFEGKKLKGKVEEILKIEKGNYGLLTSIGVEEQKGIAKRMYENNKEVFEKEVEAVATYVKRAQESRDAFLEELSEYTPNIKFKVSTNGKEDIELRFFDISSAYLEYEKKEPWKTEYKKYSKTKDYTNRILEQFFAKEFIEKLNRGEIQLKSEEGKVILKSGDDAVSNLYDLYVLQADIGKDFDIGKYFTEEELKWYEELDNIKTFYEKGPGMTGENIATDIAIPLLKEFIETSDKAIENKNISANLRFAHAETIIPFISIMEIEGMSEKQNDMSKVYQTWDGSKISCMAANIQWIFYKNETNDIIVKILHNEEPVSLPIKTDIAPFYKWSEMKEFYNKKLYIK from the coding sequence ATGAAAAAAATAAATAAAATACTATTTTTTTTACTTGTAAATGGAGTAATATTAGCAGAAACAAATGACTTAAAATATTTAGGAACAAAACAACCATATATTTACAAAGAAATAACAGTTAAAACACCTGAAGGTTATGTTCCATTTTATATTAACCATATAAGTAGACATGGATCAAGGCATCTTTCTTCATCAAAATATGATAAAAGTATATATGAACTTTTAGATTTAGCAGAAAAGGAGAAAAAATTAACTTTTGAAGGTAAAAAATTAAAAGGCAAAGTAGAAGAAATATTAAAAATAGAAAAAGGGAATTATGGTTTGCTTACTTCAATAGGGGTTGAGGAACAGAAAGGTATAGCTAAAAGAATGTATGAAAATAATAAAGAGGTTTTTGAAAAAGAAGTAGAAGCAGTTGCTACTTATGTAAAAAGAGCTCAGGAAAGTAGAGATGCATTTTTAGAAGAACTTTCAGAATATACACCAAATATTAAGTTTAAAGTATCAACAAATGGGAAAGAAGATATTGAATTGAGATTTTTTGATATTTCTTCAGCATATTTAGAGTATGAGAAAAAAGAACCTTGGAAAACAGAGTATAAAAAATATTCTAAGACTAAAGACTATACTAATAGGATATTAGAACAATTTTTTGCTAAGGAATTTATAGAGAAATTAAATAGAGGAGAGATACAGTTAAAATCTGAAGAGGGAAAAGTTATTTTAAAAAGTGGGGATGATGCTGTATCTAATCTCTATGACTTATATGTTCTTCAAGCTGATATTGGAAAAGATTTTGATATTGGGAAATATTTTACAGAAGAAGAGTTAAAATGGTATGAAGAATTAGATAATATAAAAACTTTTTATGAAAAAGGTCCAGGGATGACAGGAGAAAATATAGCTACTGATATAGCAATACCATTATTAAAAGAGTTTATAGAAACAAGTGATAAGGCAATAGAGAATAAAAATATTTCTGCCAATTTAAGATTTGCTCATGCTGAAACAATAATACCATTTATTAGTATTATGGAAATAGAGGGAATGTCAGAAAAACAAAATGATATGTCAAAAGTTTATCAAACTTGGGATGGAAGCAAAATTTCATGTATGGCAGCTAATATCCAATGGATATTTTATAAAAATGAAACTAATGATATAATTGTGAAAATTCTCCATAATGAAGAACCTGTATCACTTCCAATAAAAACTGATATTGCTCCTTTTTATAAATGGAGTGAAATGAAAGAATTTTATAATAAAAAATTATATATAAAATAA
- a CDS encoding ribonucleotide-diphosphate reductase subunit beta, whose protein sequence is MDRKKLFNPSGIDSLNERKIIKGNSTNIFNLNNVKYGWANHLYRTMMGNFWIPEKIDLTQDRVDYNNLTNYEKEAYDGILSFLIFLDSIQTNNIPNISDYITAPEINLILSIQTFQEAIHSQSYQYIIESILPKETRNYIYDKWREDKILFERNRYIAEIYQNFLDNPDDKNFARVIVADYLLESIYFYNGFNFFYLLASRNRMMGTSDIIRLINRDELSHVVIFQQMIKEVQNENPNFFDENIIYEMFEKAVEQEISWTNHIIGGNILGITEKTTESYTKWLANERLKSIGLQPLYEGYEKNPYKHLERFADTEGEGNVKANFFEGTVTSYNMSSSVEGWDEF, encoded by the coding sequence GTGGATAGAAAAAAACTTTTTAATCCATCAGGTATTGACTCACTTAATGAGAGAAAGATTATCAAAGGAAATAGTACAAATATTTTTAATCTTAACAATGTAAAATATGGTTGGGCTAACCACCTTTATAGAACTATGATGGGAAATTTCTGGATACCAGAAAAAATTGATTTAACTCAAGATAGAGTTGATTACAACAATCTTACTAATTATGAAAAGGAAGCTTATGATGGAATACTATCTTTTCTAATCTTCTTAGATAGTATCCAAACAAATAATATTCCTAATATCTCTGACTACATTACAGCTCCAGAGATAAATCTTATACTATCTATACAAACTTTCCAAGAGGCTATACACTCACAATCTTATCAATATATTATAGAGTCTATTCTCCCTAAGGAAACTAGAAACTATATTTATGATAAGTGGAGAGAGGATAAGATTTTATTTGAAAGAAACAGATATATAGCTGAAATTTATCAAAACTTTTTAGATAATCCAGATGACAAAAATTTTGCTAGAGTAATAGTAGCTGACTATCTATTAGAATCTATCTACTTTTACAATGGATTTAATTTTTTCTACCTTTTAGCTAGTAGAAATAGAATGATGGGAACTTCTGATATAATCAGACTTATCAATAGAGATGAGTTATCTCACGTTGTTATCTTTCAACAGATGATAAAAGAGGTACAAAATGAAAATCCTAATTTCTTTGATGAAAATATTATTTATGAGATGTTTGAAAAAGCTGTTGAACAGGAGATATCTTGGACTAATCATATAATCGGTGGAAATATTTTAGGAATTACTGAAAAAACTACTGAAAGTTACACTAAGTGGCTTGCTAATGAGAGATTAAAAAGTATAGGATTACAACCTCTATATGAAGGATATGAAAAAAATCCTTATAAACATTTAGAGAGATTTGCTGATACAGAAGGAGAGGGGAATGTAAAAGCTAACTTCTTTGAAGGAACTGTTACAAGTTATAATATGAGTTCTTCAGTTGAAGGTTGGGACGAATTCTAG
- the rbr gene encoding rubrerythrin — protein MCKQPASVFEEVKEEKKSENKYAGTKTEKNLMEAFAGESQARNKYTYFAEIAKREGYEQLAEIFLSTARNEQEHARLWFDALGHIGNTAENLLAAAEGENYEWTDMYDRFAKDAEDEGFPELAEKFRKVAAIEKSHEERYRALLKNVEMQKVFDKGVQVMWECRICGHLVVGPKAPEVCPVCNYSQSYFEIRKENY, from the coding sequence ATTTGTAAGCAACCAGCTTCTGTATTTGAAGAAGTAAAAGAGGAGAAAAAATCTGAAAATAAATATGCTGGAACAAAAACTGAAAAAAATCTAATGGAAGCTTTTGCTGGAGAGAGCCAAGCTAGAAATAAATATACTTATTTTGCTGAAATAGCAAAAAGAGAAGGATATGAGCAACTAGCAGAGATCTTCTTATCAACAGCTAGAAATGAGCAAGAGCATGCAAGACTTTGGTTTGATGCTTTAGGACATATTGGAAATACAGCTGAAAACTTATTAGCTGCTGCTGAGGGAGAAAATTATGAGTGGACAGATATGTATGATAGATTTGCTAAAGATGCTGAAGACGAGGGATTCCCTGAATTAGCAGAAAAATTCCGTAAAGTAGCTGCTATAGAAAAATCTCACGAAGAGCGTTATCGTGCTCTATTAAAGAATGTAGAGATGCAAAAAGTATTTGATAAAGGAGTACAAGTAATGTGGGAATGCCGTATTTGTGGACACTTAGTAGTAGGACCTAAGGCTCCAGAAGTTTGTCCAGTATGTAATTACTCACAAAGCTACTTTGAAATTAGAAAAGAAAACTACTAA
- a CDS encoding YdcF family protein, with translation MFLIEKFISLSLLSPLPIIIILLFVGVGNLFKKRKKSGLVLILISIFLYLASSEVFIDKKLYDLENSYSIISEKNLEKGEVYVLLGGGIITTTGEGNIPGIMPAVRIMKTAEYYKKYPKKIYISGGSPLQNQESESSVYARELISLGVNSEDIIVEENSKNTNENALFIKQELEKNGIKNIILITSAFHMKRSMFIFEKNLDGVEIVPAPCNFLASKEKENFFYYIPKYYNLLKFQLWFWETIGNIYYKIRY, from the coding sequence ATGTTTTTAATTGAAAAATTTATATCGCTTTCTCTACTTTCGCCTCTCCCTATAATTATTATCTTACTGTTTGTAGGAGTAGGAAATCTCTTTAAAAAAAGAAAAAAATCGGGATTAGTTTTAATTCTTATTAGTATATTTTTATATCTTGCATCTAGTGAAGTGTTTATTGATAAAAAACTTTATGACCTTGAAAATAGTTATTCTATTATTTCAGAAAAGAATCTTGAAAAAGGAGAAGTCTATGTTTTACTTGGTGGTGGAATAATCACTACTACTGGAGAGGGAAATATTCCTGGCATTATGCCAGCTGTAAGAATTATGAAGACTGCTGAATATTATAAAAAATACCCTAAAAAAATCTATATCTCTGGTGGAAGTCCACTACAAAATCAAGAGAGTGAAAGCTCTGTCTATGCTAGAGAGTTAATCTCATTAGGAGTCAATTCTGAAGATATTATTGTTGAAGAAAATAGCAAAAATACAAATGAAAATGCTCTTTTTATAAAACAAGAATTGGAAAAGAATGGGATAAAAAATATTATTCTAATTACTTCAGCTTTTCATATGAAAAGAAGTATGTTTATCTTTGAAAAAAATTTAGATGGGGTAGAAATTGTTCCTGCTCCTTGTAATTTTTTAGCTTCTAAAGAAAAAGAGAATTTTTTCTATTACATACCTAAATATTATAATCTTTTAAAATTTCAACTTTGGTTTTGGGAAACTATTGGAAATATTTATTATAAAATTAGATATTAA